The Marinomonas sp. CT5 genome contains the following window.
ACGATTTTGTACGCCAGAAGTATCCAAGCTACCACGAACTGTGTGATAACGAACACCTGGAAGGTCTTTTACACGACCGCCACGAATCAGCACAACGCTGTGTTCTTGTAGGTTGTGACCTTCACCACCGATGTAGGAAGTAACTTCGAAGCCGTTAGTCAAGCGAACACGACATACTTTACGCAAAGCCGAGTTAGGCTTTTTAGGTGTAGTAGTATATACGCGAGTGCAGACACCGCGGCGTTGCGGACAAGCTTGTAACGCAGGAACGTCACTCTTTGCCACTTTACGTTTACGTGGTTTACGAACCAACTGGTTAACGGTTGCCATTAGACAAGCTCCACAAATCCAATTCTCATGGCGGAAATCGCCAAAATTAAGGAGGCGCAAGTTTAATTTGCGCCTATAAAACAGTCAATAGGGAGGCGACTAAAAAATCACCTCCCTTACGATTTAACAGCAAATAACTAGTCTTTCAGTGCTGCACTCAATGCTTCTTCAACATCAGATGCACTTACTGTCGAACTTCCTTCCTTCGCTGCTTGCGCAAGCTCTTTCTTACGTTTGCGCTCATTGTGGTAAGCCAAACCTGTACCAGCTGGTATCAAGCGACCCACAACAACGTTTTCTTTCAAGCCACGTAAGTGATCTTTCTTACCAGTAACCGCACCTTCCGTAAGAACTCGAGTTGTCTCTTGGAAAGATGCCGCTGATATAAAGGACTCAGTAGCCAAAGAAGCTTTTGTGATACCTAGAAGCACACGTTCAAACTTAGCTGGGAATTTACCCTCAGCTTCAGCTTTTTCGTTTGCATCAAGTAGTTGAGTGTATTCAACCTGATCACCTTGGATAAGATCTGTATCACCAGACTCACCAACTTCCACTTTACGCAGCATTTGGTTAACAATAACTTCAATATGTTTATCGTTAATCACAACGCCCTGTAAACGGTAAACCTCTTGCACTTCATTTGTGATGTAATCAGCCAAAGCTTCTACACCCTGAAGACGCAAAATGTCATGAGGACTCAAAGGACCATCGGCGATAATTTCACCTT
Protein-coding sequences here:
- the rpsL gene encoding 30S ribosomal protein S12; this translates as MATVNQLVRKPRKRKVAKSDVPALQACPQRRGVCTRVYTTTPKKPNSALRKVCRVRLTNGFEVTSYIGGEGHNLQEHSVVLIRGGRVKDLPGVRYHTVRGSLDTSGVQNRKQGRSKYGTKRPK